Part of the Micromonospora rhizosphaerae genome is shown below.
CGGTGTGCCCCCGGCCGCTGGCCACCGGCCGCCGCCCGATGCCACCGGCCGCCATCGCCCGACGGCCGGGCGGGCGCCGACGGTCGAACGACGCCCGGCGCGGCGGGGATCAGGCGGTCTCGCCCGGGGCGAGGTAGCGGTAGCGGTCGCCGAGGGTTTCGGCGAACCAGCCGTTCACGCTGGCCAGCCCCCGGTCGTTGAGCTGGGCGTCGTGGATCGGGAACGCCCGGCGCGGGTCGACCGCCCGGGCGAACTCGATCGCCTCGGTCAGCTTCAGCCAGGACGCCTGGGCCGGCACCAGCAGCGTGTCGACCGGCTGGCCGGGCGGGTGCAGCGAGTCGCCGGGGTGGTAGAGCGTGCCCTCGACCAGGTAGCCGAGGTTGGCGCAGTCCGGCTGCCCGCCGTGGATGGCGGCGTGCCGGCCACCCAGCGCGGTGACCGCGAAGCCGGCGGCGGTGAAGCGTTCGCCGGGCGCGACCCCGGTGACCGGCAGCGGCGCCAGGCCGGGCAGCCGCGCGTCGTGTGGTGCGAAGACCGGCACGCCGAGGCCGGCCAGCCGCAGCACGTCGACGTGGTCGGTGTGCTCGTGGGTGACCAGCACCGCGTCCGCGCCGGCCAGGGCACGGGGTTCGCTCCAGGCCCCGGGGTCGATGACGAGGACCCGACCGTCGTGCTCGATCCGGACACAGGCGTGGCTCCACTTGGTGATCCGCACCCGGCGGACGGTACCGGCGAGACGTGGTCTCCGCTCTCCCCCGCCGTCCTCCGGACAGGGCTGCACCTGGCGGGGGCGCCGAGATTTCCCGGTGGCCGGACGGCGAACGGCGGCATGATCGGGGCATGGAGCGAGGACCGGCCCGGGGACACAGGAACGTGCCGCACACCGCCGACGTGCGGATCGAGGCGTGGGCGCCCGACCGGGAGGGCTGCGTGGCCGAGGCGGTCGCCGCGCTGGTGGACAGCTTCGTCGACACCGCGGGTGCGACGGCGGACGCCGAGACGGAGTTCGCCGTGCCCGCCGGGGACGACGAGGACATGCTGGTCGGCGTACTCAATGAAGTGATCTTCCGGCTGGAGACGGAGGGCGCGCTGCCGCTCGCGACCGAGGTGCGGGCGGCCGACGACGGCGGCCTGCTGGTGCATTGGCGCAGCGCCGACGCGGAGGCGGTCGAGCTGGTCGGCGCGGTGCCGAAGGCGGTGTCCCTGCACGAGCTGCGCCTCGGCCCCGACGAGGCCGGCTGGTCCTGCGCGGTGACGCTGGACGTCTGACCCGCTCAGCCCTTCGCCACGCCGATCGGGACGAGCCGGGCCACCCGCCGGCAGAGCCCGGCCCCCTCGGTGGCCTCGATGACCGCGGTGATGTCCTTGTACGCGATGGGCATCTCCTCGGCCAGCCCGCGCCGGGACTTTCCGCGGACCGCGATGTCCTGCGCCTCCAGTTCGCGCCG
Proteins encoded:
- a CDS encoding archease is translated as MERGPARGHRNVPHTADVRIEAWAPDREGCVAEAVAALVDSFVDTAGATADAETEFAVPAGDDEDMLVGVLNEVIFRLETEGALPLATEVRAADDGGLLVHWRSADAEAVELVGAVPKAVSLHELRLGPDEAGWSCAVTLDV
- a CDS encoding MBL fold metallo-hydrolase, whose amino-acid sequence is MRITKWSHACVRIEHDGRVLVIDPGAWSEPRALAGADAVLVTHEHTDHVDVLRLAGLGVPVFAPHDARLPGLAPLPVTGVAPGERFTAAGFAVTALGGRHAAIHGGQPDCANLGYLVEGTLYHPGDSLHPPGQPVDTLLVPAQASWLKLTEAIEFARAVDPRRAFPIHDAQLNDRGLASVNGWFAETLGDRYRYLAPGETA